The proteins below are encoded in one region of Populus alba chromosome 2, ASM523922v2, whole genome shotgun sequence:
- the LOC118057703 gene encoding rhodanese-like domain-containing protein 4, chloroplastic has translation MKALNAASLTPLSVLCERRAETRKSSSLPTVSPIKFSHSDSLSASRSAAQECLSRTLHGGVVLLSSVLSTGIARALTYEEALEKPASPFLSDFDVNGILDSVIKFGSENPTIIAGGVTVLAVPLILSLVLNKPKSWGVESAKKAYAALGDDAKAQLLDIRATVEFRQVGSPDISGLSKKPASVVYKSEDKPGFLKKLSLKFKEPENTTLFILDKFDGNSELVAELVTVNGFKAAYAIKDGAEGPRGWMSSGLPWIPPKKALSLDLSDLSDTISGAFGEGSGALPVTFALSAAAGLGVLAFSEMETILQVLGSAALIQFGSKKLLFAEDRKQTLEQVDEFLTTKIAPKELGDELKDIGRALLPVPVTTKALPATTEASPEPAVADGAVQKAEAASQINSVPITEPKAESFSGFSRPLSPYPYYPDLKPPTSPTPSKP, from the exons ATGAAGGCCCTCAATGCTGCAAGCTTGACACCATTATCTGTTCTTTGTGAGAGAAGAGCAGAAACCAGAAAATCTTCATCGCTCCCTACAGTTTCACCAATCAAATTCTCTCATTCTGACTCTTTAAGCGCGAGCCGGTCAGCTGCACAAGAATGTCTATCAAGGACTTTACATGGTGGTGTAGTGCTACTATCTTCAGTTCTTAGTACTGGGATAGCTAGAGCTTTAACATATGAAGAAGCACTAGAAAAACCTGCGAGTCCCTTCTTATCTGATTTTGATGTTAATGGGATCCTAGATAGTGTCATCAAATTTGGATCAGAAAACCCAACAATTATAGCAGGTGGTGTTACAGTTTTGGCAGTTCCTCTGATTCTGTCTCTGGTGCTAAACAAGCCTAAGTCATGGGGTGTTGAGTCTGCAAAAAAGGCTTATGCAGCATTGGGTGATGACGCAAAGGCTCAGTTACTTGATATAAGAGCAACAGTTGAGTTTCGACAAGTGGGCAGTCCTGATATCAGCGGTTTGAGCAAGAAGCCAGCGTCGGTTGTTTATAAAAGTGAAGATAAGCCAGGTTTCTTGAAGAAGCTGTCTTTGAAGTTTAAGGAACCAGAGAACACCACATTGTTCATTCTAGACAA ATTTGATGGCAACTCTGAATTGGTTGCGGAGTTGGTCACTGTAAATGGATTCAAAGCAGCTTATGCAATCAAAGATGGAGCAGAGGGACCCCGCGGATGGATg AGTAGTGGGCTTCCCTGGATACCACCAAAGAAAGCATTGAGTCTTGATCTTAGCGATCTATCAGACACTATCAGTGGTGCATTTGGA GAGGGCTCCGGTGCCTTGCCCGTCACCTTTGCACTTTCAGCAGCAGCTGGCTTAGGTGTACTGGCATTCTCAGAG ATGGAAACAATACTCCAAGTATTAGGCTCAGCTGCTCTAATTCAGTTTGGGAGTAAGAAACTCCTGTTTGCTGAG GACCGTAAGCAAACTCTGGAACAAGTTGATGAATTCCTGACCACCAAGATTGCACCTAAAGAGTTAGGGGATGAATTGAAG GATATAGGGAGGGCTCTTCTACCAGTACCAGTGACTACCAAGGCCCTTCCTGCAACCACAGAAGCAAGTCCAGAACCTGCTGTTGCTGATGGTGCTGTACAGAAAGCAGAAGCTGCTTCCCAGATAAATTCAGTACCCATAACAGAACCTAAAGCTGAATCATTTTCTGGATTTTCGAGGCCGCTTTCTCCGTATCCTTAC TATCCGGATCTCAAGCCTCCAACATCACCAACCCCATCTAAACCTTAA
- the LOC118057704 gene encoding protein WHAT'S THIS FACTOR 1 homolog, chloroplastic-like, giving the protein MEPKLLFSSSIASLSTSLPFFLSQKSSYFLERPKLSVRTTLSVSPFQLENSQFLGNGLVFEDRNGSFSGKFRKTRLPFEPVRAAGVKWRKERPFDNVIDRDKKLKLVMKIRKILVNQPNRTMLLRELGKFRRELGLTKKRRFIALLKKFPAVFEIVEEGVYSLQFRLTPEAERLYLEELKVRNEMEDLLVLKLRKLLMMSMDKRILLEKIAHLKTDFGLPFEFRDTICHRYPQYFRVVATGRGPALELTHWDPELAVSAAELADEENRAKELQEKDLIIDRPLKFNRVKLPKGLQLSKSEMRRVCQFRDIPYISPYSDFSHLRSGSKEKEKHACGVVHEILSLTVEKRILVDHLTHFREEFRFSQQLRGMLIRHPDLFYVSLKGDRDSVFLREAYCDSHLVEKDRLLLIKEKLRSLVMVPRFPRRGAPKTDSVGGEDGTSGHEDGIIKEAEDWSDIDSYLSGDELNDDEDDDYENDWSDEDDDMPPDFEDDDDDNDNDGTVRIRLSKSIKQTDTVTNDKEKVLTPVFPDGRPRELW; this is encoded by the coding sequence ATGGAGCCTAAGCTCTTGTTCTCCTCATCCATTGCTTCGCTATCTACTTCTTTACCCTTTTTTCTCTCACAAAAGTCTTCTTATTTCCTCGAAAGACCAAAACTTTCTGTCAGAACCACTCTCTCTGTTTCACCTTTTCAACTAGAAAATTCGCAGTTTTTAGGTAATGGTTTGGTTTTTGAAGATAGAAACGGGTCTTTTAGTGGCAAGTTCAGAAAAACCCGTCTCCCATTTGAGCCCGTTAGAGCTGCTGGTGTCAAGTGGAGAAAGGAGCGTCCTTTCGATAATGTTATTGACAGGGACAAGAAGTTGAAATTAGTTATGAAGATACGGAAGATTTTGGTTAATCAACCCAATAGAACTATGTTACTTAGGGAATTGGGTAAGTTTAGAAGAGAATTGGGTCTTACGAAGAAGCGCCGGTTTATTGCTTTGTTGAAGAAATTCCCTGCGGTGTTTGAGATTGTTGAAGAAGGGGTTTATTCATTGCAATTCAGATTGACGCCCGAGGCTGAAAGGCTGTATCTAGAGGAATTGAAGGTTAGGAATGAGATGGAGGATCTGTTGGTTCTGAAGTTGAGGAAATTATTGATGATGTCAATGGATAAGCGGATTTTGTTGGAGAAAATAGCCCATTTGAAGACTGATTTTGGGttaccttttgaatttcgggataCGATTTGTCATAGATATCCACAATACTTTAGAGTTGTTGCAACTGGAAGGGGTCCTGCATTAGAATTAACTCATTGGGATCCTGAGCTTGCAGTATCAGCCGCTGAATTAGCTGACGAGGAAAATCGAGCCAAAGAGCTGCAAGAGAAAGATTTGATAATTGATAGACCACTAAAGTTTAACAGAGTGAAGCTGCCTAAGGGCTTACAGCTTTCCAAGAGTGAAATGAGAAGGGTTTGCCAGTTCAGAGACATACCTTACATATCTCCTTATTCAGACTTTTCCCATCTGAGATCAGGTtcaaaggagaaggaaaaacatgCTTGTGGGGTTGTTCATGAGATTTTAAGTCTCACAGTTGAGAAGCGGATCCTTGTTGATCATCTAACTCATTTTCGAGAGGAGTTCAGATTCTCTCAGCAGCTGAGGGGGATGCTAATAAGACATCCTGATTTGTTTTACGTTTCTTTGAAAGGGGATAGGGATTCAGTTTTCCTTAGGGAAGCATATTGTGATTCTCATTTGGTAGAGAAGGACCGGCTATTGCTCATCAAAGAGAAGCTTCGTTCTCTAGTTATGGTTCCTAGATTCCCTCGGAGAGGTGCTCCGAAGACAGATTCTGTTGGTGGAGAAGATGGAACTTCGGGGCATGAAGATGGAATTATTAAGGAGGCTGAAGATTGGTCTGATATTGATAGTTACTTGAGTGGTGATGAGCTcaatgatgatgaagatgatgattatGAAAATGATTGGagtgatgaagatgatgatatgcCCCCAGattttgaagatgatgatgatgataatgataatgatggaACTGTGAGAATTCGTTTGAGCAAATCAATCAAGCAGACAGATACTGTAACAAATGACAAAGAGAAGGTGCTCACTCCAGTGTTTCCTGATGGCCGGCCAAGAGAGCTTTGGTGA